The segment ATACGCGGGCGTGCTTCAGGCCCATTCATCGACCAGGTGATCGTCGCCCTCGGGTTTTCCCCTGGGTACCGGACGGATCGAGCGGGTCAGGCCGGCGGAGCGGCGGCGCACATCGAAGCCATGCTGTGCATAGGGCACGACTGGATGGACAGCATCCATGTCGGTGGCTGGCCGAAACGTGGCAGAAGTGAGCAGATTGAGACGAACGTCAATCATCGGTGTCTGCAAACTGTGGTTAATGGAATCCCATTCTCACCCACATGCGGGGAATTGCAACAAACCGGCCACCGAATTACTGTCGCAGCAACGATGTATGCGATGCTGCGGCGGCTGTTTCGCCAACTGACAACAAGGGACTCATGATGCTCAAGACCTCAATGTTCGCCTGGATGACGCTTGCCGCCGGACTGTTGTGGGGCATGGCGGCACAGGCAACCGACCCGTCGGACCTGCGCCCGCCGGAACAGATTATCGAAGGCGTGTTCAGCGACGCGGTGGACGCCCTGGTGGAGAATCAGGACGCGATTCGCGACCGGCCCCGTGTGGCCTTCGAACTGATCGACGACATTCTTTCTCCCCACGTGCACTACCCCCTGATGGGGCAGCTGATCCTCACTTCGGAATGGCGCACGGCCTCGGAGGCACAGCGCCAGGAATTCCTTGACACGTTTCGCGAGTACATCATCCGGACCTACTCCAAACTACTGTCGGACAATGTCGATGAAGTGGTCAGAGTGGTTCAGCAATCCGGCACCATCATGGCCGTGCGGTCTGTGACGGAGCCGGATCAGCGAGGACGCGTGACGGTTCGCACGCAGTTTCTGCTCGAGAGTGGCAATGTACCCGTCCAGTATCGGATGATCGCCACCGACAACGGTTGGCGCGTCTGGGACGTGGTCATCGAGAGCATCAGCTTCGTGACCAATTACCGCGATGAATTCGGCAGCGAAATGCGTCGCCACGGCCTTGATGGCCTGATCGAACGACTCAAGGAGCGCAACGCGCGCGCCTGGGAGAGCCAGAGCTGAAACCGCGGTCAGGGAAACACTGCGGCATGATGAGACGAATCGGCCTTTTGATGACCATCGCGGCGATCGTTGCGATGGTGTCTGGCTGCGCTACACGGCCGCCGGATAGAACCGACGACATTTGCGCCATCTTCGACCACCAGCCTCGCTGGTACGACTACGCGCTGGCCTCGGAAGAGCGCTGGGGAACATCAATCCCGGTACAGATGGCTTTCATCAACCAGGAATCCACCTTTCGCCACAATGCCCGCCCGCCGAGAACACGGCTGTTCGGGTTCATTCCCTGGCGCCGACCGTCCAGTGCCTACGGCTATGCCCAGGCGCAGGACCCGGTCTGGGGAGAGTACATGGCAGAGGAAGGCAGCGTATTCGCCCGCCGGACGCACATGAAACACGCTACGGATTTCGTCGGCTGGTACAACCACCGCACCCACCAGCGACTCGGCATCTCGAAACAGAACGCCGAGCATCTCTATTACGCGTATCATGAAGGCCACGCCGGATACCGGCGGGGCAATCACCGCAACAAGCCCTTTGTGCTCCGGGCCGCGCAGCGGGTGCAGAACCACGCCGACAACTACAGCCGGCAGCTTCAGGGATGCGAAGCACGCTTTCAGTGCCGCCGCTTCTGGCAGATCGGACCGTTCTGCGACGCCTGACAGAATGCAGCCAAAAAAAACCCCCGGCATTGCCGGGGGCAAGATTTACGCGCCAGGGTGGGCAGACGCGTTTGCTGGAGAGTGCCGAACAGCTTGGTCGGGGGGGATGACCGCACCGACGGCGCCTCTCGTGGCTCTTGCGAGACGAACTTTCGCCCGAATCGCGAGGAGCTATGGGCCCTCTGCACAACCTGTGCCAGTACCACCTAGCTCCAACACAACTGCAGTCTAGGACAACCGTTCCAAAAATGAAACACCCTGGCTGTTTCCAAGCGGCGACAGAACCGGCTTTTTCTGACTATTTTTATTTTTAAATCAGTATTTTAATGTCAAAAAAAACCAGCAAAAAATGTGTATCAGAAACCAACTTTGAACGGTATCAGCAAAGGAACACTCCCAGAAAAATCCCGCGACCAGAGCCTCCGTACGCCCGCCGTCCGGGCCATTCCCGGGCACGCAGAGCGGCACAACGTCAATTATGCCGACAGCTCGTCAGTCGGAATCGGGTCGGGTGTCACGCTGAATCAACTGCAATTGATGCAGATAGCGCTGGATGATGTTGGCGTGCCGATTAGCGAGACGCACAAAGGCCATTCCAAGGCGTCGGCCTATCCGGCCGTCCCGCTGCATGTGACGGGAAATGTTCCGCACCTCGAGTTCAAGCCGCATCTCTTCCGCGCCAGGCAACAGCAGTATGGCGTCGTCCATACGATCCCGCGCCGCGAGTTTCAATGTCATGTCGAGATCCACCAGGCCGACACCGCCGATACTGAGATCGACGGCCCGGAACTCATGCAAGGCGCCTAGATCAGCGGGATCAGGAACACGACAGATTACCGGATTGGTGACCGGCGTCGGCACCCGGAAATACTCCCGCCGCTGCAAACGGTAGAGGGAATCCGGTAGGGGGGTGCGGAACGCCGGTCCATCCTCGCGATCGATGACTTCCAGCGGTCCACAGGCAAATTTCACGCTGACACTCTGATGCTTGGCCACACAGACGATTCGATTCGCCCGCAAGGCAGCCTGATTGATTGCCGCATCGGGCCCCATGTCGAGTATCAGCGACTGGCTCTCCGCATCCACGCCAAGAACTGCGGTCATCAGGTGGCGGCGTCCGCTATCGAAATAGCCGGTAATGATCTCCGGACGCCGCGCCAGTTGCAGTAATACGGCAGCGATCTCGGTGGGCTTGCGGAGCAGAAAACGCTCCTGATCCCGGTCAACCCGGGATGCGCCGCCGCTTTGCCCGTCACTTTCCGCCATGTGCACTCTCGAAACCGGGGCAGTCCGAAACCCGTTGCAGTTGGCAGCGGGCAACGTCCAGCACGGGTCATGCCCATCAACCTGATCTGGCCACCTTTCTAGGGAAGCGCTGAAGTATTCACACCGGCGTGAATACTTCAGCGCTTCCCTAGTGGCTCTTGGT is part of the Natronocella acetinitrilica genome and harbors:
- a CDS encoding MlaC/ttg2D family ABC transporter substrate-binding protein — its product is MMLKTSMFAWMTLAAGLLWGMAAQATDPSDLRPPEQIIEGVFSDAVDALVENQDAIRDRPRVAFELIDDILSPHVHYPLMGQLILTSEWRTASEAQRQEFLDTFREYIIRTYSKLLSDNVDEVVRVVQQSGTIMAVRSVTEPDQRGRVTVRTQFLLESGNVPVQYRMIATDNGWRVWDVVIESISFVTNYRDEFGSEMRRHGLDGLIERLKERNARAWESQS
- a CDS encoding lysozyme-like domain containing protein, yielding MMRRIGLLMTIAAIVAMVSGCATRPPDRTDDICAIFDHQPRWYDYALASEERWGTSIPVQMAFINQESTFRHNARPPRTRLFGFIPWRRPSSAYGYAQAQDPVWGEYMAEEGSVFARRTHMKHATDFVGWYNHRTHQRLGISKQNAEHLYYAYHEGHAGYRRGNHRNKPFVLRAAQRVQNHADNYSRQLQGCEARFQCRRFWQIGPFCDA
- a CDS encoding flagellar brake protein; protein product: MAESDGQSGGASRVDRDQERFLLRKPTEIAAVLLQLARRPEIITGYFDSGRRHLMTAVLGVDAESQSLILDMGPDAAINQAALRANRIVCVAKHQSVSVKFACGPLEVIDREDGPAFRTPLPDSLYRLQRREYFRVPTPVTNPVICRVPDPADLGALHEFRAVDLSIGGVGLVDLDMTLKLAARDRMDDAILLLPGAEEMRLELEVRNISRHMQRDGRIGRRLGMAFVRLANRHANIIQRYLHQLQLIQRDTRPDSD